The following proteins are co-located in the Castanea sativa cultivar Marrone di Chiusa Pesio chromosome 8, ASM4071231v1 genome:
- the LOC142608453 gene encoding DNA topoisomerase 6 subunit B: METGSSSEGSPEPKKGKSKTPRKPKAKDSVLKQKSPAEFFAENKNIAGFDNPGKCLYTTVRELVENSLDSAESISELPVVEVTIEEIGKTKFNSMIGLVDRERVDEALYDDHETAKARERRLAKEAKAQEIQAKNAALGKKVKENTASKGMKGRGEASFYRVTCKDNGRGMPHDDIPNMFGRVLSGTKYGLKQTRGKFGLGAKMALIWSKMSTGLPIEISSSMRDQNYMSFCRLDIDIHRNMPHIHVHEKREFKDQWRGAEIQIVIEGNWTTYRSKILHYMRQMAVITPYAQFLFKFISDAPEKNVTIKFARRTDVMPPVPLETKHHPSSVDLLLIKRLITETSKQNLLQFLQHEFVNIGKSYAERLIGEMGPDFSPKMAVKSLTSQQIVRINQLFRQAKFDDPSGDCLSPAGEYNLRLGIIKELHPDMVATYSGSAQVFEGHPFIVEAGVSVGGKDVKQGLNIFRFANRIPLLFEQGADVVTRTALKRINWNSYKINQTQDKIGVFVSVVSTKIPFKGTGKEYIGDDISEIATAVKSAIQQCCIQLKSKIVKKIQAREQQERKRNLSKYIPDATNAVYDVLKEMAQLHASKKKRYEGEDAEILKKVSAKLITKETLRQKLAEHVEKVDYEMALEYATHGGVSEEPKEAIYIQSLETEPKFIDLRSPIFVFRLFQ; the protein is encoded by the exons ATGGAAACCGGAAGTAGCAGCGAAGGCTCGCCGGAGCCAAAGAAAGGCAAATCCAAAACCCCCAGAAAACCCAAGGCTAAGGATAGCGTTCTCAAGCAGa AATCTCCAGCAGAGTTCTTTGCAGAGAACAAGAATATTGCTGGATTTGATAAT CCTGGGAAATGCCTTTACACGACAGTTAGAGAGCTAGTTGAGAACTCACTTGATTCTGCAGAGTCCATTTCCGAGCTTCCGGTTGTAGAAGTTACAAT CGAAGAGATAGGGAAAACCAAGTTTAATTCTATGATTGGTCTTGTTGATCGCGAACGTGTTGATGAGGCATTATATGATGACCACGAGACAGCTAAGGCTCGAGAG AGACGATTAGCGAAGGAAGCAAAAGCTCAAGAAATACAAGCTAAGAATGCGGCCCTAGGGAAGAAAGTCAAAGAGAATACGGCTTCAAAGGGTATGAAGGGTCGAGGTGAGGCTTCGTTTTACAGGGTGACATGCAAG GATAATGGAAGAGGAATGCCACATGATGACATCCCAAATATGTTTGGACGAG TTCTGTCGGGGACAAAATACGGTTTGAAGCAGACACGTGGAAAGTTTGGTCTTGGTGCAAAGATG GCTTTAATTTGGTCTAAGATGAGTACAGGACTTCCTATAGAGATCTCATCATCAATGAGGGACCAAAATTATATGTCATTCTGCAGGCTGGATATAGATATTCATCG GAATATGCCCCACATTCATGTACATGAAAAAAGGGAATTCAAAGATCAGTGGCGTGGAGCTGAAATTCAAATAGTCATTGAAGGAAATTGGACAACTTACCGT TCCAAGATCTTGCATTACATGCGACAAATGGCAGTTATCACCCCTTATGCCCAATTCCTTTTTAAATTCATCTCCGATGCACCTGA GAAGAATGTCACCATAAAATTTGCTAGGAGAACAGATGTAATGCCTCCGGTTCCTCTTGAGACAAAGCACCACCCCTCATCTGTTGATTTGCTACTAATCAAACGTCTGATCACAGAAACTTCAAAACAGAACCTTTTGCAGTTTCTGCAGCATGAATTTGTGAATATAGGAAAATCCTATGCTGAACGATTAATTG GAGAAATGGGCCCAGATTTTAGCCCAAAAATGGCAGTCAAGTCTTTAACATCTCAACAAATAGTTCGCATCAATCAGCTATTTCGTCAAGCTAAGTTTGATGACCCTAGTGGTGAT TGTCTTAGCCCTGCAGGTGAATACAATCTTCGTCTTGGAATTATAAAGGAGCTGCATCCAGACATGGTTGCAACTTATTCAGGCAG TGCTCAAGTTTTTGAAGGCCACCCATTCATTGTGGAAGCTGGTGTCAGTGTGGGAGGAAAAGATGTTAAGCAA GGTTTGAACATCTTCCGATTTGCAAACCGGATTCCACTTCTTTTTGAGCAAGGTGCTGATGTTGTCACCAGGACTGCCCTTAAGAGAATCAA CTGGAATAGTTACAAGATCAACCAGACACAAGATAAGATTGGCGTTTTTGTGAGCGTAGTAAGCACAAAAATCCCCTTCAAAGGTACCGGGAAAGAGTATATTGGAGATGACATAAGTGAGATAGCTACTGCTGTTAAG TCTGCTATCCAGCAATGTTGCATCCAGCTAAAATCCAAAATAGTGAAGAAGATACAGGCGCGTGAGCAGcaggagagaaaaagaaatttaagcAA GTATATCCCTGATGCTACGAATGCTGTGTATGATGTTTTGAAAGAAATGGCACAGTTACATGCATCTAAGAAGAAACGTTATGAGGGTGAGGATgcagaaatattaaaaaaagtatcGGCTAAGTTGATTACGAAAGAAACACTGAGGCAAAAGCTGGCTGAGCATGTTGAAAAG GTGGACTATGAGATGGCATTGGAGTATGCTACACACGGTGGAGTGAGTGAAGAACCCAAAGAAGCCATATATATACAGTCACTGGAAACTGAACCTAAGTTCATTGATTTACGTAGCCCCATCTTTGTTTTCAGACTCTtccaatag